One Streptomyces sp. RPA4-2 genomic window carries:
- a CDS encoding HAD family phosphatase, producing MRPYSLPESIEACLFDLDGVITKTAVIHAAAWKETFDDFLLRHDGSGFTPFDVTEDYDEYVDGRPRTDGVRSFLASRGIKLPEGSPDDEGDTVRGLGNRKNDLLLEKISATGVESYPGTMRYIQTVRQHGLKTGVVSSSANCREILVSVGAEALFDVRIDGLVAAERGLPGKPHPDTFLAAAHDLGVTARVSAVFEDALAGMDAGRSGHFGYVVGVDRVGQADALLAHGADIVVQDLAELEHQQ from the coding sequence ATGAGGCCGTACAGCCTGCCGGAATCGATTGAAGCGTGCCTGTTCGACCTGGACGGTGTCATCACGAAGACGGCCGTCATACACGCGGCTGCCTGGAAGGAGACGTTCGACGACTTCCTCCTCCGGCACGACGGATCCGGCTTCACGCCGTTCGACGTCACCGAGGACTATGACGAGTACGTGGACGGAAGGCCACGCACGGACGGTGTGCGCAGCTTCCTCGCCTCGCGCGGCATCAAGCTTCCCGAGGGCTCCCCGGACGACGAGGGCGACACGGTGCGGGGTCTAGGGAATCGCAAGAACGATCTATTGCTGGAGAAGATCAGCGCGACGGGCGTCGAATCGTACCCGGGCACCATGCGCTACATCCAAACAGTCCGGCAGCACGGCTTGAAGACAGGTGTCGTGTCCTCCAGCGCGAATTGCCGCGAGATCCTGGTGTCGGTCGGGGCCGAGGCGCTGTTCGACGTTCGCATCGACGGGCTGGTGGCCGCGGAGCGCGGGCTTCCCGGCAAACCGCATCCCGATACGTTCCTGGCCGCCGCCCATGACCTCGGTGTCACAGCTCGGGTGTCGGCTGTCTTCGAGGACGCACTGGCCGGAATGGACGCCGGTCGGTCGGGTCACTTCGGCTACGTCGTCGGGGTCGACCGGGTCGGCCAGGCGGATGCCCTGCTCGCCCACGGCGCTGACATCGTCGTGCAGGACCTCGCCGAGCTGGAGCACCAGCAATGA
- a CDS encoding MarR family winged helix-turn-helix transcriptional regulator, which yields MARSPGAELALLLLGGFQSMVDDVHGELARRGHPGVRASHEFALRAIDEGADTASELGRRLSVSKQGAARTIAALEKLGYVEREDDPSDGRLKRLRVTGRGHDMMTLGASLFDDVRERWGAHMGLEQLESLETHLARFVAGRPSSVDAAARLNEDLGEVT from the coding sequence ATGGCACGATCACCGGGCGCTGAACTCGCGCTGCTGCTTCTCGGCGGCTTCCAGTCGATGGTGGACGACGTGCACGGTGAACTGGCGCGTCGCGGGCACCCGGGCGTGCGCGCATCGCATGAGTTCGCCCTGCGCGCCATCGACGAGGGAGCGGACACGGCCTCGGAGCTCGGCCGTCGGCTCTCGGTCTCCAAACAGGGTGCCGCCAGGACGATTGCCGCACTGGAGAAGCTCGGATACGTCGAGCGGGAGGACGACCCGAGCGACGGCCGCCTCAAGCGGCTGCGGGTCACCGGCCGGGGCCACGACATGATGACGCTCGGCGCCTCACTCTTCGACGACGTGCGCGAGCGCTGGGGAGCGCATATGGGGCTCGAGCAACTCGAGTCCCTTGAAACACACCTGGCCCGGTTTGTCGCAGGTCGGCCGTCGAGCGTTGACGCCGCGGCACGGCTGAATGAGGATCTCGGCGAGGTCACCTGA
- a CDS encoding alpha/beta fold hydrolase, which translates to MMEPFAGGATIPGVEHHQVSLNGTELHYISAGTSGSPVMLVHGFPETWWVFRKLIPLLSEHHRVFAPDLRGFGDSATATTAHDSVTAAQDLCELIARLDVGPVHLTGQDISGPTTFRVTATRPDLVRSYAAIETGLPGFGVERLADVAHGGAWHIGVLAAPGIPDMLLAGRERAFLAQYAIPSLCVTPDAFTDDDIDELARSYARPDAFNGAAGLYRSMLREGDEIRELASRKLTTPVLAVGGRSGEFTPATLRQVAEDVSTLSLDGIGHYAAMEAPDRLADGLLSFYEKLDNRG; encoded by the coding sequence ATGATGGAACCCTTTGCCGGCGGCGCCACCATCCCGGGTGTCGAGCACCACCAAGTCAGCCTGAACGGGACCGAACTGCACTACATATCGGCCGGGACCAGCGGCTCTCCCGTCATGCTGGTCCACGGCTTCCCCGAGACCTGGTGGGTCTTCCGCAAGCTGATCCCCCTGCTCAGCGAGCACCATCGCGTATTCGCCCCCGACCTTCGCGGCTTCGGTGACTCCGCCACCGCGACCACAGCGCACGACAGTGTGACCGCGGCCCAGGATCTGTGTGAACTGATTGCGCGGCTCGACGTGGGCCCCGTCCATCTCACGGGCCAGGACATCAGCGGCCCCACCACGTTCCGTGTCACCGCCACACGACCCGACCTCGTGCGAAGCTATGCGGCGATCGAGACCGGACTGCCCGGGTTCGGTGTCGAAAGGCTCGCGGACGTCGCCCATGGCGGCGCCTGGCACATCGGCGTGCTCGCCGCCCCCGGCATCCCCGACATGCTGCTCGCCGGACGAGAACGGGCGTTCCTCGCGCAGTACGCGATCCCGTCGCTCTGCGTGACCCCTGACGCGTTCACCGACGACGATATCGACGAACTCGCCCGCTCCTACGCGCGACCCGACGCGTTCAACGGCGCGGCCGGACTGTACCGATCGATGCTCCGCGAAGGCGACGAAATCCGCGAACTGGCATCCCGGAAACTCACCACGCCCGTGCTCGCTGTCGGCGGCAGATCGGGAGAGTTCACCCCGGCGACCCTGCGCCAGGTCGCCGAGGACGTCAGCACCCTCTCACTCGACGGGATCGGCCACTATGCGGCGATGGAAGCCCCCGACAGGCTCGCGGACGGCCTCCTGTCCTTCTACGAGAAACTCGACAACCGGGGGTGA
- a CDS encoding cyclopropane-fatty-acyl-phospholipid synthase family protein: MNREQISRLAHANHPIQSPLDDDSVRQLLEHGAPCGDERVLDLGCGGGEWLLRALTAHPQLHAEGVDISEDALRQAREAASRLGVQTRLALHRQEAADFRSTDSFDLVLSVGATHALGGLLPTLAAARRHLAPGGRVLIGDGFWEREPSQEAIEMLGDFTDLATTLDRVVADGWTPVHGHVSTRRELDDYEWACWGSLASWALDHPADPDSSQVLETAAVRRTEWLRVYRDTWGFVGLVLRQTSD, encoded by the coding sequence GTGAATCGTGAACAGATCTCCAGGCTCGCCCATGCCAACCACCCGATCCAGTCTCCACTCGACGACGACTCGGTGCGACAACTGCTGGAACATGGCGCCCCATGTGGCGACGAGCGGGTACTCGACCTGGGCTGCGGCGGCGGGGAATGGCTTCTGCGCGCCCTGACCGCGCACCCGCAACTGCACGCCGAGGGGGTCGACATCTCCGAGGACGCCCTTCGACAGGCGCGCGAGGCCGCGAGCCGGCTGGGCGTCCAAACGCGCCTGGCACTGCACCGCCAGGAGGCCGCGGACTTCCGTTCCACGGACTCATTCGACCTGGTACTCAGCGTCGGGGCCACGCATGCCCTCGGCGGCCTGCTGCCCACCCTCGCGGCGGCACGTAGGCACTTGGCTCCGGGCGGACGTGTCCTGATCGGTGACGGCTTCTGGGAACGTGAGCCGTCACAGGAGGCCATCGAGATGCTCGGGGACTTCACCGACCTGGCGACCACCCTGGACCGCGTCGTCGCCGACGGGTGGACTCCCGTCCACGGGCATGTCAGCACGCGTCGTGAACTGGACGACTACGAGTGGGCCTGCTGGGGATCGCTGGCCTCATGGGCCCTGGACCACCCTGCCGACCCGGACAGCTCGCAGGTGCTTGAGACAGCCGCGGTCCGCCGCACCGAATGGTTGCGCGTCTACCGCGACACGTGGGGCTTCGTCGGTCTGGTCCTTCGTCAGACATCCGACTGA
- a CDS encoding RICIN domain-containing protein, translating into MVEKKDVSYMEALSRLRRALACGVAAAVVVVSGLAAQAQAAPASTAPVDKTCGTPSVPAGGNCMSSLISSAFDMIKAERAAADINKLDNAAFTQNTATNLSAEFPGFNVMVFKTVGTDLFDSEFFVNEHTADMTGVLLDTTYKLKHFLDKDQKDPSGYDIFQIWVFQGDSTFRNRGDGGFMNWAFTGNDSDTVKEEPWTCRANTSRPYECDGDVRTLHFPARSGYATTTGSLTPDASSPGYHACLDVTGNGTANGTPVQMWECNGGASQKWTYNGYKLQAANGKCLDLEGNNNTNGTKLQIWDCEEIPGQRWHMSPSGSLRHMTDQDDRSKDICMNDLNGQTANGSTVAAWACGSADNRDTPSQNWAWGGTPPTTSGNRAIWVVNSDKTYVNTEYNRCMVRGPEFDSSKTGGLVTQHVCQSTAPSSHQWAAELPSSFDSKGYYWIKAGNGMCLTVPYNNGTPPSAGTQLFWWGCETRWFSGSQMWNIIPTKVGTKGAYMFINNWTGLCLSMDPATASASGGKVTQDTCPK; encoded by the coding sequence TTGGTCGAGAAGAAAGATGTTTCTTACATGGAAGCCCTGTCCCGCCTGAGACGTGCCCTGGCCTGCGGGGTCGCCGCAGCCGTCGTAGTAGTCTCCGGCCTGGCTGCCCAAGCCCAGGCTGCGCCGGCGTCAACCGCCCCCGTGGACAAGACCTGCGGAACCCCATCCGTGCCGGCCGGCGGCAACTGCATGAGCTCGTTGATCAGCTCCGCCTTCGACATGATCAAAGCCGAGCGAGCGGCCGCCGACATCAACAAGCTGGACAACGCGGCGTTCACCCAGAACACCGCGACGAACTTGAGCGCGGAGTTTCCGGGCTTCAACGTCATGGTGTTCAAGACCGTGGGCACCGACCTGTTTGACTCCGAGTTCTTTGTGAACGAGCACACGGCTGACATGACGGGGGTGTTGCTCGACACCACCTACAAGCTCAAACATTTCCTGGACAAGGACCAAAAGGACCCCTCCGGCTATGACATCTTCCAGATCTGGGTCTTCCAGGGGGACTCGACCTTCCGCAACCGGGGTGACGGCGGCTTCATGAACTGGGCGTTCACCGGCAACGACAGCGACACCGTCAAAGAGGAGCCGTGGACCTGTCGGGCGAACACTTCGAGGCCCTACGAATGCGACGGCGACGTGCGCACCCTCCACTTCCCCGCGCGGTCCGGCTACGCCACCACGACCGGCAGCCTGACCCCCGACGCGAGCAGCCCCGGCTACCACGCCTGCCTGGACGTCACCGGCAACGGCACCGCGAACGGCACCCCCGTGCAGATGTGGGAGTGCAACGGCGGCGCCTCACAGAAGTGGACCTACAACGGTTACAAGCTCCAGGCGGCCAACGGCAAGTGCCTCGACCTGGAGGGCAACAACAACACGAACGGGACCAAGCTTCAGATCTGGGACTGCGAGGAAATCCCCGGTCAACGCTGGCACATGTCGCCCAGCGGCAGTTTGCGGCACATGACGGACCAAGACGACCGGTCCAAGGACATCTGCATGAACGACCTGAACGGCCAGACCGCCAACGGCAGCACGGTGGCAGCCTGGGCTTGCGGCTCCGCCGACAACCGGGACACCCCCAGCCAGAACTGGGCTTGGGGCGGCACCCCACCGACCACGTCCGGCAATCGGGCGATCTGGGTGGTCAACTCCGACAAGACCTACGTCAACACCGAGTACAACCGGTGCATGGTGCGCGGACCTGAGTTCGACAGCTCCAAGACCGGCGGCTTGGTGACCCAGCACGTGTGCCAGTCGACGGCGCCCAGCAGCCACCAGTGGGCAGCCGAGCTCCCCTCGTCCTTTGACAGCAAGGGCTACTACTGGATCAAGGCCGGCAACGGCATGTGCCTGACCGTCCCTTACAACAACGGCACCCCGCCGTCGGCCGGGACTCAGCTGTTCTGGTGGGGCTGCGAGACCCGCTGGTTCTCGGGCAGCCAGATGTGGAACATCATCCCGACCAAGGTCGGAACCAAGGGGGCCTACATGTTCATCAACAACTGGACGGGCCTGTGCCTGTCGATGGACCCAGCCACCGCCTCCGCCTCGGGCGGCAAGGTCACCCAGGACACCTGCCCGAAGTAA
- a CDS encoding GNAT family N-acetyltransferase, whose protein sequence is MTLATPMLHTARLRLRPFTDADADRLFALHGNTYVMRYWDSPPWDERARAERFIAMCRKMADEDTGVRVAIDRASDGAFVGWCGLTRWNPDHRSASLGYVLGEAMWGHGFATEAAHALLQWAFDSLDLNRVQAETDTRNVASARVLEKIGFMREGTLREDCVVNGEVSDSWVFGLIRREWRPAAVPIPAHEERL, encoded by the coding sequence ATGACTTTGGCCACCCCCATGCTGCACACCGCTCGCCTGCGGCTGCGTCCCTTCACCGACGCCGACGCGGACCGCCTCTTCGCACTGCACGGCAACACCTACGTAATGCGCTACTGGGACTCCCCGCCGTGGGACGAACGGGCTCGCGCCGAGCGCTTCATCGCGATGTGCCGGAAGATGGCGGACGAAGACACCGGGGTGCGGGTGGCCATCGACCGTGCTTCTGACGGGGCCTTCGTCGGCTGGTGCGGTCTGACCAGATGGAACCCGGACCACCGCAGCGCGTCGTTGGGCTACGTCCTCGGCGAAGCGATGTGGGGCCACGGCTTCGCGACGGAGGCCGCGCACGCCTTGCTGCAGTGGGCATTCGACAGCCTGGACCTGAATCGAGTTCAGGCCGAGACCGATACGCGCAACGTGGCATCCGCCCGGGTCCTGGAGAAGATCGGATTCATGCGTGAAGGGACGTTGCGGGAGGACTGCGTCGTGAACGGCGAGGTATCCGACTCGTGGGTGTTCGGGTTGATCAGGCGAGAGTGGCGGCCGGCGGCCGTGCCGATTCCAGCCCACGAGGAGCGGCTTTAA
- a CDS encoding aldo/keto reductase family oxidoreductase: MKNFKLPGTEMVVPNIVLGLMRIQDKSDAEVRELLATAMDSGITFLDHADVYGSELHGCERRFAEAMRLGPSQREKLIIQSKAGIVREGPYFDFSYEHIIESVDGSLKALGTDYLDILLLHRPDALVEPEEVARAFDELATAGKVRAFGVSNHTSRQIDLLKRHVSQPLVVNQLQLSITHAPLIAQGVAANMQGLDQSVSRDDGLLDYCRLHDITVQAWSPFQAGFFDGPFLGSERHPKLNAVIDRLAAKYGVPSLAIATAWITRHPARMQVVIGTTTPQRVVDAALGSDVPLTRAEWYELFRAANYIVP, from the coding sequence GTGAAGAATTTCAAGCTGCCCGGCACCGAAATGGTCGTCCCGAACATCGTGCTCGGCCTCATGCGCATCCAGGACAAGAGCGACGCAGAGGTACGAGAACTCCTCGCCACCGCGATGGACTCCGGCATCACATTCCTCGATCACGCCGACGTGTACGGCAGCGAACTGCACGGCTGCGAGCGCCGTTTCGCCGAGGCGATGCGACTGGGCCCCTCGCAGCGCGAAAAGTTGATCATCCAGTCAAAGGCGGGCATCGTCCGCGAAGGCCCGTACTTCGACTTCTCCTACGAACACATCATCGAGTCGGTGGACGGTTCACTCAAGGCCCTTGGCACCGACTACCTCGACATCCTGCTGCTGCACCGTCCCGACGCCTTGGTCGAACCCGAGGAAGTCGCGCGTGCGTTCGACGAACTCGCCACGGCAGGCAAGGTACGGGCCTTCGGCGTCTCGAACCACACCTCCCGGCAGATCGACCTGTTGAAGCGCCACGTCAGTCAGCCGCTGGTGGTGAACCAGCTCCAGCTGTCGATCACGCACGCCCCGCTCATCGCGCAAGGCGTCGCAGCCAACATGCAGGGCTTGGACCAGTCGGTCAGCCGTGACGACGGGCTCCTGGACTACTGCCGCCTGCACGACATCACCGTGCAGGCCTGGTCACCGTTCCAGGCCGGCTTCTTCGACGGACCGTTCCTCGGCTCGGAGCGCCACCCCAAGCTCAACGCCGTCATCGACCGCCTGGCGGCGAAGTACGGTGTGCCCTCCCTGGCCATCGCGACAGCCTGGATCACCCGGCACCCCGCCCGGATGCAGGTGGTCATCGGTACCACCACACCGCAGCGCGTCGTGGACGCGGCCCTCGGATCGGACGTACCACTGACCCGTGCGGAATGGTACGAACTGTTCCGCGCCGCGAACTACATCGTGCCCTGA
- a CDS encoding aldo/keto reductase, whose translation MKQRTIGGQTVSAIGLGGMPMSIEGRPDTRRSIATIHAALDAGVTLIDTADAYHRDAGEVGHNEELIAQALRAYGRGADVVLVATKGGHLRPGDGSWTLNGNPAHLKQAAKESAKRLGVEAIGLYQFHRPDPRVPYADSIGAIRDLLDEGVIRMAGISNATVDQIDEANEVLGGRLDSVQNQFSPRFRSSLRELERCNELGIAFLPWSPLGGIANAPELSAQHAAFREVADEVGVSVYRVTLAWELALAPVVVPIPGSSRPESIRDSAAATDVKLTPEQISRLSAA comes from the coding sequence ATGAAGCAACGCACGATCGGCGGACAGACGGTGTCGGCGATCGGGCTCGGCGGAATGCCGATGTCCATTGAGGGCCGCCCCGACACCCGCAGATCGATCGCGACGATCCACGCTGCGCTCGATGCCGGTGTCACGCTCATCGACACGGCGGACGCGTATCACCGCGACGCCGGCGAGGTCGGACACAACGAGGAGCTCATCGCCCAGGCTCTGCGCGCGTACGGCCGGGGAGCGGACGTCGTGCTCGTCGCGACGAAGGGGGGTCACCTGCGGCCCGGCGACGGCAGTTGGACTCTGAACGGCAATCCGGCCCATCTCAAGCAGGCCGCCAAGGAGTCGGCCAAGCGCCTGGGCGTCGAGGCGATCGGCCTCTACCAGTTCCACCGCCCCGACCCGCGCGTCCCGTACGCCGATTCGATCGGTGCAATCCGTGACCTGCTCGACGAGGGCGTGATCCGCATGGCGGGTATCTCCAACGCGACTGTGGACCAGATCGACGAGGCGAACGAGGTCCTGGGCGGTCGGCTCGACTCGGTCCAGAACCAGTTCTCGCCCAGGTTCCGTTCAAGTCTGCGCGAGCTGGAACGCTGCAACGAACTAGGGATCGCGTTCCTGCCCTGGAGCCCGTTGGGCGGCATAGCGAACGCGCCCGAACTCTCGGCGCAACACGCCGCTTTCCGAGAGGTCGCGGACGAGGTAGGCGTCAGCGTCTACCGGGTGACGCTGGCCTGGGAGCTTGCTCTCGCGCCCGTGGTGGTCCCGATTCCCGGGTCCTCTCGCCCCGAAAGCATCCGTGACTCAGCGGCCGCCACCGACGTCAAACTCACTCCTGAGCAGATTTCCCGCCTCTCGGCGGCCTGA
- a CDS encoding LysR family transcriptional regulator, translating to MQLDLNLLAALDALLEDGSVAGAAARLHVTAPAMSRSLGRIRRTTGDQILVRTGRTMTPTPYAIAVREQVHELLHQVQGVLAPSRELDLATLERTFTLRWHDSLVALSGPALLAAVRGQAPGVRLRFVAESSIDTPELRRGEVDLEANANRPSAPDIRAENVGETRLVIVVRQGHPLARVRTVTAQRYADAEHVTVSRRGNLSNALDDALAQLGLTRRVVATVPTEAAALEFARGSDLVISVPEATTRSAVADLGLVLLPLPIELPSAPVYLSWHQRYDTDHAHAWLRGLARTALSVAP from the coding sequence ATGCAATTGGATTTGAACCTGCTCGCCGCGCTCGACGCGCTGCTGGAGGACGGAAGTGTGGCCGGCGCGGCCGCACGCCTGCACGTCACCGCACCCGCGATGAGCCGGAGTCTGGGCCGAATCCGGCGCACGACCGGGGATCAGATCCTGGTGCGCACCGGCCGCACGATGACCCCGACGCCGTATGCGATCGCCGTCCGGGAGCAGGTGCACGAGCTGCTGCACCAGGTCCAGGGGGTGCTGGCGCCGAGCCGTGAACTCGATCTGGCAACGCTGGAGCGCACTTTCACACTCCGCTGGCACGATTCCCTGGTCGCCCTGAGCGGCCCCGCACTGCTCGCGGCCGTACGCGGACAGGCGCCGGGCGTGCGCCTGCGCTTCGTCGCGGAATCGAGCATCGACACCCCCGAGTTGCGGCGCGGCGAGGTCGACCTGGAGGCGAACGCCAACCGCCCGAGCGCACCTGACATCCGTGCCGAGAACGTGGGTGAGACCCGCCTCGTCATCGTCGTGAGGCAGGGGCACCCCCTCGCGCGCGTCAGGACCGTCACCGCACAGCGGTACGCCGACGCTGAGCACGTCACCGTCTCGCGACGTGGAAACCTCAGCAATGCCCTCGACGACGCCCTCGCGCAGCTCGGCCTCACCCGCCGCGTGGTGGCGACCGTGCCAACGGAAGCGGCCGCGCTGGAGTTCGCGCGCGGTTCCGATCTCGTGATCAGCGTCCCCGAAGCCACCACGCGGTCCGCGGTCGCCGACCTCGGCCTGGTCCTGCTCCCCCTCCCGATCGAACTGCCCTCGGCACCGGTGTACCTGTCGTGGCATCAGCGCTACGACACCGACCACGCCCACGCCTGGCTGCGCGGACTGGCACGAACCGCGCTGAGCGTTGCCCCGTAA